Proteins from one Candidatus Cloacimonadota bacterium genomic window:
- a CDS encoding acyl-CoA dehydratase activase — protein MYKLGIDIGSRNTKLLVFDNTLDQIVYSAYTATQISGKETVESLLKDMQQKIGNIHIDSSCVTGYGRKLYNEANRIKSEITCHARACNYLFPDTKTVIDIGGQDSKIITLNSDGSVKDFAMNDKCAAGTGRFLEMTAIRLMCSLDDLSRLAYNSNKDTLLSSTCVVFAESEIIGLLAAGNKVENIVRAVNMSIAKRIYSQMAPLHCESPIVFTGGVAQNEYLAFCLSQLCKTEVLLPPDPEITGALGAALLA, from the coding sequence ATGTATAAACTCGGAATTGACATAGGCTCTCGAAACACCAAATTGCTTGTTTTTGATAATACTCTAGATCAAATTGTATATAGTGCATACACTGCAACGCAGATATCTGGCAAAGAAACTGTAGAATCATTACTAAAAGATATGCAGCAGAAAATTGGTAATATCCACATTGATTCTTCATGTGTAACCGGCTATGGCAGAAAGCTATATAACGAAGCAAATAGGATAAAAAGCGAGATAACATGTCACGCAAGGGCTTGTAATTATCTATTTCCAGATACAAAAACAGTAATCGATATAGGTGGTCAAGATTCAAAAATAATTACTCTTAATTCAGATGGAAGCGTAAAGGATTTTGCAATGAACGATAAATGTGCGGCAGGAACCGGTAGGTTTCTTGAAATGACCGCTATACGTTTAATGTGCAGCTTGGATGATCTTTCAAGATTAGCATATAATTCAAACAAAGATACTTTGCTTAGCTCTACCTGTGTTGTTTTTGCAGAATCTGAGATTATCGGCTTACTTGCGGCAGGGAATAAAGTAGAAAATATTGTGCGAGCTGTGAATATGAGTATTGCTAAAAGGATTTATTCTCAAATGGCACCACTTCATTGTGAATCACCAATAGTATTTACTGGTGGCGTAGCCCAAAACGAATACCTTGCTTTTTGTCTTAGCCAATTATGTAAAACAGAGGTGTTACTCCCTCCCGATCCTGAAATAACCGGCGCTCTTGGAGCAGCATTATTGGCATGA